In Paralichthys olivaceus isolate ysfri-2021 chromosome 1, ASM2471397v2, whole genome shotgun sequence, the following are encoded in one genomic region:
- the LOC138411107 gene encoding NLR family CARD domain-containing protein 3-like, with amino-acid sequence MSGYEEEEDRAESPEFSCVSLKSDWSKELLPPNFSNEPGPSHTKGQDHRLRAESPEFSCVSLKSDRSKHLPLDFSNEPGPSHTKERRRSHVSEEEQSSRCASCQDVLKDPVSTSCGHWFCRQCITSYWDQSGSSGDSSCPQCGQRSRRGAGAQTADRGLQEVLDQHKISVRRRCEHVTEGTEETGSRTLLNRIYTELYITEGQSEEVNTEHEVRQLETASKRKSLHDTPIKCHDIFKAFTDQQSSIRVVLTNGVAGVGKTFSVQKFTLDWAEGLENQDVGLLVVLSFRELNLVKDEQHSLLTLLRVFHPTLQKLTAETLAVCEPVIIFDGLDESRLSLDFNHKEVVSEVTQRSSVNVLLTNLIQGNLLPSALVWITSRPAAANQIPPTCVDRVTEVRGFTDVQKEEYFRRRFSDEELSSRIISHIKTSRSLHIMCQIPVFCWISATVLEHMLTTDQRGELPKTLTDLYSHFLLVQTKRKNNKYGGGHETSPQQLMEADRDVLLKLGRLALKHLEEGNIMFYQEDLEQCGLNVTEASVYSGVCTEIFRRECVIFQKSVYCFVHLSVQEFLAAVYMFHCYTKRNTEELNNFLGTYGKRWGTFSLDDLLKRTMEKSLTSKNGHLDLFVRFLHGLSLESNQRVLGGLLGRTENNPEIIQRVINNLKKMQSDDISPDRSINIFHCLTEMNDHSVHQQMQQFLTSENKSKEKLSEIHCSALAYMLQMSEEVLDELDMTFNTSYQGRLRLIPAVRNCRKALLGGCKLSEIHCEVVASALKSDPSHLRELVLSRNILKDSGVKLLCAGLESPNCRLETLRSGP; translated from the exons atgagtggttatgaggaggaagaggacagagcagagtctccagagttcagctgtgtgtctctgaagagtgactgGTCCAAAGAACTTCTTCCTCCaaacttcagtaatgaacctggaccctcacacacaaa aggtcaggaccacagactgagagcagagtctccagagttcagctgtgtgtctctgaagagtgaccgGTCCAAACATCTTCCTCTagacttcagtaatgaacctggaccctcacacacaaa agagaggaggaggagtcatgtttctgaggaggagcagtcgtcccgctgtgcttcgtgtcaggacgtcctgaaggatccagtctccaccagctgtggacactggttctgcagacagtgcatcacctcatactgggaccagtctggttcttcaggagactcctcctgtccccagtgtggacaaagatccagaagaggagctggagctcagacagccg atcggggtctgcaggaggttttagaccaacataagatcagtgtgaggaggagatgtgaacatgtgactgaaggaactgaggaaacaggaagtagaaccctcctcaacaggatctacactgagctctacatcacagagggacagagtgaagaggttaatactgaacatgaggtgaggcagcttgagacggcttccaagaggaagagcctccacgacactcccatcaagtgccacgacatctttaaagccttcactgaccagcagagcagcatcagagtcgtcctgaccaacggcgtcgctggcgttggaaaaaccttctcggtgcagaagttcactctggactgggcagagggtttagaaaaccaagatgtgggtctgctggttgtgctttcgttcagggagctgaacctggtgaaagacgagcagcacagtcttctcacgctgctccgtgttttccatccaacattacagaagctcacggcagagacgctcgctgtctgtgAACCTGTGATCatctttgacggcctggatgaaagcagactttctctggacttcaaccacaaggaggtcgtgtctgaggtcacacagaggtcatcagtcaacgtgctgctgacaaacctcatccaggggaatctgcttccctcggctctcgtctggataacctccagacctgcggcggccaatcagatccctcctacatgtgttgacagggtgacagaagtacgaggcttcactgacgtccagaaggaggagtacttcaggaggagattcagtgatgaggagctgagcagcagaatcatctcacacatcaagacgtccaggagcctccacatcatgtgtcaaatcccagtcttctgctggatcagtgctacagttctggagcacatgttgaccacagaccagagaggagagctgcccaagaccctgactgacctgtactcacacttcctgctggttcagacaaagaggaagaacaacaagtacggtggaggacatgagacgagtccacagcagctgatggaggctgacagggacgttcttctgaagctggggaggctggcacttaaacatctggaggaaggaaacatcatgttctaccaagaagacctggagcagtgtggtcttaatgtcacagaggcctcggtgtactctggagtttgtactgagatcttcagaagagagtgtgtgatcttccagaaatcagtctactgctttgttcatctgagcgttcaggagtttctggctgcagtctacatgttccactgttacaccaagaggaacacagaagaaCTCAACAACTTCTTGGGGACATATGGGAAAAGATGGGGTACCTTCTCCCTGGatgacctcctgaagagaactatggagaaatccctcaccagtaaaaatggtcatctggatctgtttgttcgcttccttcacggcctcagtctggagtccaaccagagagtcttaggaggcctgctgggtcggacagagaacaatccagagatcatccagagagtcatcaacaacctgaagaagatgcagagtgatgacatttctcctgacagaagcatcaacatcttccactgtctgactgagatgaacgaccactcagtacatcagcagatgcaacagttcctgacgtcagagaacaaatcaaaggagaaactctctgagatccactgctcagctctggcctacatgctgcagatgtcagaggaggttctggatgagttgGACATGACGTTCAACACATCATACCAGGGTCGACtgagactgatcccagctgtgaggaactgcaggaaggctct ACTTGGTGGTTGTAAACTCTCAGAGATTCACTGTGAAGtcgtggcttcagctctgaagtcagacccctcacatctgagagaactggttCTGAGTAGAAACATCCTGAAGGAttcaggagtgaagctgctgtgtgctggactggagagtccaaactgtcgactggagactctgaggtcaggtccttaa